Within Paracoccus jeotgali, the genomic segment CGCCCGGTCTTGGCGCCCAGATAGACCACCGGCATCCCGATCCCCGACGCGGCGGAATAGAAGATCTTGTCGGCATCCGCGAGACCCGCGGCAAATGCGTTGACCAGACAGTTCCCGTCATAGGCACGATGAAACCGCACCTCGCCCCCGATATTCGGCACGCCAAAAGCGTTCCCGTAGGACCCGATGCCCTCGACCACGCCCTTGACCAGATGCGGGGTCTTGGGATGGTCCGGGCGGCCAAAGCTCAGCGCGTTCATCGCGGCGATGGGGCGGGCGCCCATGGTGAAGACGTCGCGCAGAATGCCGCCGACGCCGGTGGCGGCGCCCTGATGCGGCTCGATATACGAGGGGTGGTTGTGGCTCTCCATCTTGAAGACCACGGCCTGACCGTCGCCGATATCGACCACGCCCGCATTCTCGCCCGGCCCGCAGATCACCTGCGGCCCCGTCGTCGGCAGCGTCCGCAGCCATTTCTTGGACGATTTATAGGAACAGTGTTCGTTCCACATGGCGCTGAAGATGCCCAGCTCGGTAAAGCTGGGCTCGCGGCCGATGATGTCCAGGATGCGCTGATATTCGTCCTGCTTCAGCCCATGGGCGGCGATCAGATCCGGCGTGATCTCTGGCTCGTTCATCTTCGCATCCCCTCATGCGCTGCGCTTTGCGGTCATTTAAGCGGTGGGGCGGAAAGAAGAAAGGGGCCGCAACTGCGCAGCAGCCGGTCGGGCGCGCGGGCGGCGGGCAAAAAAAAGCCGGGCACAAGGCCCGGCCCAAGTCCAACAGGGAGGTGAAGGTGACAAGAGTTGCCTCGATTATCGCCTTCGAGGTGTGATCTAGGCCCGCCCGGCCCCGCGATCAACCCAATTCAGCCAGTCCGGGCAGCATAGCCGCTATGCAGCCGGCACATGGCGGGGCGGTTGTCAGCCTGCAGCCCCCTGCCGTTCCGCCACCCAGTCACGCAGCGCCGGGTTGTCGCCGGTCGCCGCCGCCGGGGCCGGGACGCTGGCAAAACCCGGATCGGGTGCTGCGGCGGACTGGATCGCGCCCGTCACCTCGATCTGGCGGGCAATGGCCGGCGGCCAGGTCCGGTTGCGGAAATAATGCGCCTCGCGCGCGCCGAAATAGAACGAGACGATCCCGCCCAGCAACCACCACAGCGGCTCGGGCACCGCCTGTAGCCCCAGCATCCGCTGGCCGAAACCGATCGGCTCGACCATGGCATAGACGAACAGGCCGATCGTGCCCAGCGTCAGCATCGGGCGGGGCAGGCGGTTCAGCCCGTTCACCAGATCGTCGAAACGCCCGCGCGGGGCCGCGGTGAATTCGAGCCCGTATTGCGCCAGCGCGCGGGCATAGGCCTCTTCGTCCAGCTCCATCCGCCTTGTGGCGTTTTCGCGAAAGACCTCGGTGACATTGGTCGCGGCGGTCGAGAGGGTCTGCGCGGCCGCGCCCACCCCCAGAAAGCGGTCGATCATCCCCATGCGGAAATCCTTTCGCGGTGCTGGCTGGCGGTCAGGTGATAGCGCGGCGCGATGAACGCCTCGGCCCGGGTGATCCAGCCGCCCTTCCCGCCGGCGCGGGTGGTGGCGAATTTGCGGCTGGCGGGGCGGGCATCGGCAAGGGCATAGTAATAGTTGCGCCGCTCGATCCCGTAGGCATCGACCAGGTGGCGCGGTGCGGCGGCATGCGCGGCCTTCACCGCCGCCACGGTGCGCGGCCCGATCAGCCCGTCATCGGCGGCGGGAAAGCCCATCGCGGTGACCAGCCGTTGCAGGATCTTCACCGCATTGGCGCCGGCATTCACATACATGTCGAAGACCGACGGGTGCAGCGCCGAGGGCAGTTTCGCGATGCCGGGACGGCGAAAGTAATGTTCCTTGAACACATCGGCCGCCTGTTGCCGCGTCAGGCTGCGCAGATCGGCCAGATCGACGCGTCCGTCGCGGTTCAGGTCCATGCCCAGCCGCCGCAGCGTGCCGATGGTGACGCCGTAATTCGTCGCCCCACCGGGATCGTCGGGGTCGTTGACGAAGCCCCCCTCTCGCGCCACGATCTCGGTGGCGATGCTGTCGACGCTTTTCATCCCGTCCCCCTTCAGCTGAAACGGGGGACAGGCTGCGTCTTGCGGATTAACCCTTGGTTAACCTTGCGGGCGTTGCCCTAGCTGTTCGGGTCCTCGTAGACGCCGGCTTCCTTCAGGGAATCGACCACCTCGCGGGGGGTGTAGTTCTCGTCATGCTTGGCCAGCAATTCGCTGGCGACGAAGGTGTCGGCCTCCATCTTTCCGGTGCCGATCATGCCCTGACCTTCCTCGAACAGGTCGGGCAGGACGCCGGTGAAACGGACCGGGATGGTATAGGCGCCGTCGGTCACCGAGAAGGTGATCGTCTCGCTGGCGCCGCGCACAAGGCTGCCTTCCTCGACCAAGCCGCCCAAGCGGAAGACCTCGCCGTCAGAGGGCGGCGCCTCGACCACCTGCGTCGGCGCGCGATACAGGTTGATGCCATCGCGGAAGCCAAAGCCGATCAGCAGCGAGGCCAGACCCAAGGCCACGGCCGCCGCTATCAGGATCTGTATTCTACGCTTCTTTTTCAAAGACTTCATGGCGTTTCCTCAGGCAGATTCGAAGGTGATCCGCTGACGCAGGAACTGCGTCGCCTTGGATGAGACCCGCGCCGGATCGCCGGTCGTCAGGTATTTGGATTCGGTGCCGCTGCCGATGAATTCGGGGTGGCGACCCAGATAATCGGCAAGGCTTTCCGCCACCAGATTGGCCTGGCTGAAGACCCGGACATCGGGGCCAAGCGCGCGCTGGAACTGGTCCTGCATCAGCGGGTAATGGGTGCAGCCGAGGATCGCGGCCTCGGGCAGGGGCATCCGGCGCTTGAGCGCCTCGACATGGCTGGTGACGAGCGCCTCGGCCAGGATCTCGTCGCCGTCCTCGATCGCATCGACGACGCCGCCGCAGGGCTGCGCCTCGACATCGACGCCGATGGCGCGGAAGGCGAGTTCGCGCTGAAACGCCCGGCTGGCGACGGTGGCGGGCGTCGCGAACAGCGCCACATGCTTGATCGCCACCTCGCGCGGGGGCGAGTTGTCGCCCCATTGCCGCTCGGTCAGCGCCTCGATCAGCGGGACGAAGACGCCCAGCACGCGCTTGTCCTTGGGCACAAAGCTTTCCTGCATCCGGCGCAGCGCCGCCGCCGAGGCGGTGTTGCAGGCGAGGATCACCAGATCGCAGCCCTCGTCCCACAGCCGCTGCGTCGCGGCGCAGGTCAGCGCATAGATATCGTCGGGCTTGCGGACGCCGTAGGGCGCATGGGCGCTGTCGCCGAAATAGACCAGCGGCAGATCGGGCAGGCGCTGCTGGATCGCGCGATGCACGGTCAGACCGCCCAGCCCTGAATCGAAAACACCTACTGCCATGTCGCGCCCCTGTTCATCCAGTCGCGACATAAGCCCGACCCCGGTCAAAGTCCATGACCGAGGTCATTTCGCCGCAAGCCGCGCCGGCCGGATCACTCGGCCGCCTGAGCCATCGGCGTGCCGCCGCTTTCCAGCGCCGCCAGCAGCTCGGCGCGACGGGCGGCGGCCTGTTCGGCGGCCTTGTCCTTGATGAAGCCATAGCCCTTGATCGACAGCGGCAGACGGGCGAGTCCGCGCAGGATCTCGATGGTCTGCGGCGTGGCGCGGGGCAGCAAGCGGCGCATGTCGGCCTCGTATTGCGCAATATGGGCGCGTTCGGCGCGGCGCTCGGCATGCCAGCCAAAGGGGTCGAAGGCGGTGCCCCGCAGCCCCTTCATCCGCGCCAGCAGCCGGAACATCGGCAGGATCCACGGGCCGAATTCGCGCTTCTTCGGCCGCCCGTCGGGGTCGCGCCCCGGCAGGATCGGCGGCGCCAGATGGAAGGACAGCCGCGTGTCGCCGTCGAACTCGCGGGCGACGCCCTCGGCGGTTTTCAGATGCAGGCGCGCGACCTCGTATTCATCCTTGTAGGCGAGCAGCTTGTAGTACCCCTCGGCCACATCCGCGCGCAGGTCCGCGGGCGCCAGATCGACCAGATCCAGAAAACGCTGCGCATAGGCCGGTGACTGGTAATCGACCAGCCGCGCGGCGCGGAACTCGACCGGATCGACGGTTTCGGCCGCAGGTCCGGGCGCGCTCAGCGCGGCAATGGCGTCGGGATCGACCATCGCCCACCGCCCGATCGCAAAGGCGCGCTGGTTCTCGGCGACCTTGGCGCCGTTGAGTTCAATGGCGGTCAGGATCGCATCCTCGGACAGCGGCACCAGACCCTGCTGCCAGGCCGCACCCAGCACCAGCATGTTGGAATAGATCGAATCCCCCAGCGTCGTCTGCGCCAGCAGATTGGCGTCAAAGAACGACACCTTGTCGCCCAGCCGCGCCGAGAGCGACATCTTCAGCCGCTCGGCCGGGATCTGGAAATCGCGATTGCGGGTGAACTCGCCGGTGATGATCTCGTGGTCATTGACCACCGCGCCGGTGCGGCCATTGGTCATCAGGCCGATGGTCTTGGCGCCGGCGGTGACCACCAGATCGCCACCGATGATGCAGTCGGCCTCGCCCACCGCGACGCGGATCGCGCTGATATCGTCGGGGTTTTCCGCCAGCCGCAGGTGGATATGGACCGCGCCGCCCTTCTGGGCGAGGCCGGCCATTTCCATCATGCCCGCGCCCTTGCCGTCGATATGGGCTGCCTGCGCCAGCACCGCACCGATGGTGACGACGCCGGTCCCGCCAACGCCGGTGATGACAATGTTGTGGGTGCCGGTGATTTGCGGCAGCGTTGGTGCGGGCAGGTCCGGCACCTTTATCGCGGCCACCTGCGGCTTTTTCAGACCCCCGCCGCGCACCGAGACGAAGCTGGGGCAAAAGCCGTTGACGCAGGAATAATCCTTGTTGCAGGAGGACTGGTCGATCTGGCGC encodes:
- a CDS encoding holin-associated N-acetylmuramidase, with the protein product MKSVDSIATEIVAREGGFVNDPDDPGGATNYGVTIGTLRRLGMDLNRDGRVDLADLRSLTRQQAADVFKEHYFRRPGIAKLPSALHPSVFDMYVNAGANAVKILQRLVTAMGFPAADDGLIGPRTVAAVKAAHAAAPRHLVDAYGIERRNYYYALADARPASRKFATTRAGGKGGWITRAEAFIAPRYHLTASQHRERISAWG
- a CDS encoding holin family protein, which encodes MGMIDRFLGVGAAAQTLSTAATNVTEVFRENATRRMELDEEAYARALAQYGLEFTAAPRGRFDDLVNGLNRLPRPMLTLGTIGLFVYAMVEPIGFGQRMLGLQAVPEPLWWLLGGIVSFYFGAREAHYFRNRTWPPAIARQIEVTGAIQSAAAPDPGFASVPAPAAATGDNPALRDWVAERQGAAG
- a CDS encoding glutamate racemase; this translates as MAVGVFDSGLGGLTVHRAIQQRLPDLPLVYFGDSAHAPYGVRKPDDIYALTCAATQRLWDEGCDLVILACNTASAAALRRMQESFVPKDKRVLGVFVPLIEALTERQWGDNSPPREVAIKHVALFATPATVASRAFQRELAFRAIGVDVEAQPCGGVVDAIEDGDEILAEALVTSHVEALKRRMPLPEAAILGCTHYPLMQDQFQRALGPDVRVFSQANLVAESLADYLGRHPEFIGSGTESKYLTTGDPARVSSKATQFLRQRITFESA
- the ccmE gene encoding cytochrome c maturation protein CcmE gives rise to the protein MKSLKKKRRIQILIAAAVALGLASLLIGFGFRDGINLYRAPTQVVEAPPSDGEVFRLGGLVEEGSLVRGASETITFSVTDGAYTIPVRFTGVLPDLFEEGQGMIGTGKMEADTFVASELLAKHDENYTPREVVDSLKEAGVYEDPNS